From a region of the Theobroma cacao cultivar B97-61/B2 unplaced genomic scaffold, Criollo_cocoa_genome_V2, whole genome shotgun sequence genome:
- the LOC108663911 gene encoding probable LRR receptor-like serine/threonine-protein kinase At4g36180, whose translation MHPLAPKFQLHEISLSCCGDGGSFPQFLYHQHDLRYVDLSNIKLIGEFPNWLLENNTKLETVVLANNSLLGHFQLPFLSHLHLSHLDISINSFCGNISIDIGAKLPSLTFLNMSKNSFGGSIPASVGDMNFLQYLDLSNNKLDGGLPEHLAMGCSSLSALILSNNSLQGQIFSANFSLTNLRELQVDGNHFSGSIPDCLSNCSDLSISDVSNNQLFDEIPRWMENLSSLSILDLSNNTIFGGIPKWMGNMSSLETIVMANDHLEGPIPMEFCQLNLNLKFLDLSVNNISGSLPSCFNPLRISHVHLSKNKLQGPLANAFRNSSNLVILDLSNNHLSGNIPNWIGKLSQLSYLLLNNNYFEGRIPLQLCKLSHLSLIDLSHNNLFGIIPPCLKVTTLNNISEDHVRYVGAVDAIAPSSSFSAEEPIEFTTKNISYPYKGKILTYLSGIDLSYNKLTGEIPHDVKNFLNIIVLNLAHNNLTGSIPLEFSNLRQIESLDLSYNNLTGKIPPQLAELHFLAYFNVSYNNLSGKTLETGQFATFDENSYLGNLFLCGALLRNNCSAIERTSIDNSEDDGSIDMDVFYVSFIVSYIIVLLGIAVVLYINPYWRRVWFYHIEMGITSSYYFVVDNLPGGFRC comes from the coding sequence ATGCATCCTTTGGCCCCAAAATTCCAACTGCATGAGATCAGTTTATCTTGTTGTGGAGATGGTGGATCATTTCCTCAATTCCTCTATCATCAACATGACTTGAGGTATGTTGATCTCTCTAACATCAAGCTGATAGGAGAATTCCCAAATTGGTTGTTGGAAAACAACACAAAATTAGAAACAGTTGTTCTAGCCAACAACTCTCTTTTAGGACATTTTCAGCTACCTTTCCTTTCACATTTGCATTTATCACATCTTGATATCTCCATAAATTCCTTCTGTGGCAACATTTCAATTGACATTGGAGCAAAACTACCATCGTTAACGTTTCTGAACATGtcaaaaaattcttttggCGGTAGCATTCCAGCTTCCGTTGGTGATATGAATTTCCTACAATACTTGGATTTGTCTAACAATAAATTGGACGGTGGATTACCTGAACACTTGGCCATGGGTTGCTCCTCATTAAGTGCCCTTATATTATCAAACAACAGTTTGCAAGGCCAGATTTTCTCTGCAAATTTTAGCTTGACAAACTTGAGAGAGTTGCAAGTGGATGGGAATCACTTCTCTGGAAGCATCCCAGATTGTTTGTCTAATTGCTCAGATTTGTCAATATCGGATGTTAGCAATAATCAACTCTTTGATGAGATACCAAGATGGATGGAGAATTTGTCAAGTTTGTCTATATTAGATTTAAGCAATAACACAATTTTTGGTGGGATACCGAAGTGGATGGGGAATATGTCAAGTTTGGAAACAATCGTCATGGCAAATGATCATCTTGAAGGTCCAATCCCCATGGAATTTTGCCAGCTCAATCTTAATCTTAAATTTCTCGACCTTTCAGTGAACAATATATCGGGGAGTCTGCCATCTTGCTTCAACCCTTTAAGGATCAGTCATGTTCATTTATCTAAAAACAAGCTACAAGGGCCGCTAGCAAATGCATTTCGTAACAGCTCTAATTTGGTGATATTAGATCTCAGCAATAACCACTTAAGTGGAAACATTCCAAATTGGATTGGCAAGCTTTCTCAGTTGAGTTATCTTCTCCTAAATAACAACTATTTTGAAGGTAGGATTCCACTTCAGTTATGCAAGTTGAGTCACTTAAGCTTGATTGATCTTTCTCATAATAATCTTTTTGGGATTATTCCCCCTTGCCTGAAGGTTACAACACTGAACAATATATCCGAAGATCATGTCCGTTATGTCGGTGCTGTTGACGCTATAGCTCCTAGCTCTTCTTTCTCCGCTGAAGAGCCAATAGAGTTCACAACAAAAAACATATCCTACCCATACAAGGGAAAAATCCTTACATACCTATCTGGAATTGATCTCTCTTACAACAAGTTGACTGGTGAGATTCCCCATGACGTCAAAAACTTCCTAAACATCATTGTGTTGAACCTAGCTCACAATAATTTGACAGGATCAATCCCATTAGAGTTTTCTAATCTCAGACAAATTGAGAGTCTAGATCTTTCTTACAACAACTTGACCGGGAAAATCCCTCCTCAACTTGCAGAGTTACATTTCTTGGCATATTTCAATGTGTCGTACAACAACTTGTCTGGAAAGACGCTTGAGACCGGACAATTTGCAACATTTGATGAAAACAGCTACCTGGgaaatctttttctttgtggCGCATTATTGCGAAATAACTGCTCTGCAATTGAACGAACATCAATTGACAATAGTGAAGACGATGGTTCAATTGACATGGATGTCTTTTATGTGAGTTTCATTGTGTCTTACATAATAGTGCTATTGGGTATTGCTGTTGTGCTTTACATAAATCCTTATTGGAGACGAGTATGGTTCTATCACATCGAGATGGGCATCACTTCTAGCTACTATTTTGTAGTAGACAATCTCCCCGGAGGATTCCGTTGTTGA